GACGGGATGGCGGGCGAGGTCGCGCAACTCCGCCGCCCCGAAGTGGTCGCCGCGCACCATCGCCTCCTCCAGCGCGGCCCGCATCCGGGTGCGGGTGGCGTCCAGCTCGGTCAGGGTGGTCCTGATGGCGACGACTTCAGCATGTTTCTTGACCGCCGGGGGAAGGTTCTTCAGCGTCTTGTCGCCCCGGCGCACCCGCAGGCTGGCCGCGCCGTCGGGGGTGAGGTCGATGCCGACGGTCACGCCGTCCACCTCGGCCTCGCGCGACCAGTCGGGGGCGAGGCGGGCCTCCATCGCCCAGGTGAGGCGCTGTGGGTCGGCGTACCCGGCGGTGCGGGCGAGGTTCTGCATCCCGATGTCGGCGGCGAGACGTTCGCTGGCCTGCCGCTGCGCGCCGAACTGCCGTGCTTCCCTGCGGAAGTCGGCGAGGAGGCGGTAGCGGCCCTCAACTTCCCTCGCCGCCAACGTCTTCTTCCGACTCAACGGCAGCAGGCCGAGGGCGCGCACGGCGTCCCCGTGGCGCTTCCCGGTGATGCGCGTCCGCACCTCCTCCTCGTTCAGCTCTCCGAGGAGCGCCCGCGCGAAGAGTTCCGCCCGCTTGTGCCCGCCGCCGCCCGAGGCGTAGCGCGCGGCCCCGAGCAGGGTGGTGAAGTGCGCCGCCCCGAGCGCCCCGTGCATCCGGCGGAACCAGGCCACGTCCACCGCGCCCTCCGTCAACGTCTGCGCGGAGAGGGGCGTCCGCTCGCCGATCTCGGCCTCCCAAGCCTCGCGCACGTCACCCGGCACGCTCCAGCCGCCGTCCTTCGTATGGGCGTGGAGCCAGTACACGCCGTCCCCCAGGCCCTTCCAGCCCAGCGTGGCCTCCACGAGCGGTGCCCACTGGGGGGCAAACATGGCGAGGTCGAGGAGGCGGGCGTCCTTCACCCCCAGCGCCCGCGCCTCCCGCGCGAAGGTGGCGGGCGTATCCACGGGCGCGGGGAAGGACACGCGGATGAGGTGGCTGAAGGTCGTGTCCCGGCTCCCGCCGTGGCCGAGGTAGCTGCGCCGCAGCGGGTTCTTCCCCAGCCCGGCGAGGAGGCGCAGCGTTCGCCCGGCCCCGTGGAGGCTGCCCAGACTCAGGGCGGCCCCGGTGGCGGGCGTCTCCAGGTCGCCGCGCGTGAGTTCGACCTCCAGCACGCGCTCGCGCACGGCGTCCACGGCCCCTTGCCAGGCGGGGCTGGTGGGCAGGCCCTCGCGCGGCTTGCGGGCGGTGTGGAGGTGCAGGTCGGGGAAGTTCGAGCGGGCATACCCCTCCCCCGAACGCGGGCCGATCAACGTGTCCAGCAGGTCGTGGTGGGTGGCCCAGCCGTGCTCCTCCGCCCGGATGAGGAGCGCCGCGTCGGGCCGCTGACGGGGGAGCTTGGGGAAGGCCCGGTCATGGCAGACGCTCAGCTCCCACAGTCGCCGCCACTGCTCCGGGGTCCAGCCCTCGCGCGGCGTGGTGGGCCGCAGGGGAGCGAGGAGGTCGCGGGGGTCGGTGCGGTGCCACTCGTGCACCGGGTCCACGATCACTTCCACGTCGCGGGGCAGCAGGCCCAGCCCCGTCTCCCAGGCGTCGAGGGCGAGGTCGGTGTCCATCCCGTCCGCCGCCTCCCACACGAGGAAGGCCACGACGGGCCGCACGAGGGCCGCGTGTTCCAGCCAGAGGGGCACGGGCGGCCCGAACATGCGGTGCAGCGTCCGGTGCCGGAGGGCCTGCTCGGGGGCGAGGGGGGCATCCCTCGGGTCGTCGTCCAGGTCCTCCAGCGGGTCCCCGGCACTCTCCACCCGGCGCGCGGCGAAGTGGCCCAGCGCCCAGCCCATCCGGGTGAGGTCGCCGGGCTGCGGGTCGGTCCGGCCCACCCACCAGCGCCGCCACAGGTCCGCGAGGGGCAGGTCGTCCCCACGCAGCATCCACGGCGAGACGTTGCCCAGGAGCACGGTGTCCCGCCCGTCCCAGCCTGTCCCGGTGAGGGGGTCCTCCCGGTGGGCGTGGATGAGGTCGTCCAGCGATTTGAGCAGGTCCGCCCCGCGCCGCATCTCCCGCGCGTAGTCGTGTTCCCGCGCCTGGAGGGTGGGCAGGGGGGCGAGCTTCTCCGGGTCGAACAGCCCCAGCCCGTCGTCCAGCGTCACCACACTCTCGGGGTGCGTGAGCCGGGCGTGCAGCGTCTCCTCGGTCGTATTGGCGGGCCGGAACCCGGCGGGCGGCCCTCCCCCGACCTCAAGCAGGAGTTGGAGTCCGGCCTGCCGCTGCTCGGTGTTGCGGGTGGCGAGGAGGCGCGCGGCGCTCGCACTCGCCTGCCCCGGATCGCGGGCGAGGAGGCGGATCAGGCCGCGCCGCAGGTCCGCACTTCGGCGTTTCAGCAGGCCGTGGACGACCTCGGCCTCCTCCGGCCCCGGCGCGAGGGTGAGGTGGGCCGCCACGCCGACCGCCTCCTCGGCCACCGACGGGGTGCGGTCTTGCAGCAGGGTCATCAGCAGGGCGCGGGTGGGGGGGTCCAACGGCGTCTTCTCGCCACGCTCCCGCAAGACGCGCAGGGCATGGCTCTTGCCATTGCCGCTCATCCCCGCCAGATGCGGCGTAAGGGCCGTGAAGGGCCGCTCGCCGAGCAGGGCGGGCAGCAGGTCCAGCACCCCCGCGCGGGCGGGCACCTGCCCCAGCCAGGGGAAAAGCAGGGGCTGGTTTGTGGCCTCGCCTCCCAGCCGCGCCGCGTAGCCCTCCAGCGCCCCGAAGGTGACGCCGCTCTCCTCCGGCTGCCAGCGATTCACGCGCCCGGCGGCCAGAGCACCGAGCCGCACGTCCGGGTCGGCGAGCAGGGCACCCAGTTCCCCGTTCCCCAGCATCTGCGCCGCGCTCAGGAACTGCACCGCCGCCATCCGCCGCTCCGGGTCGGGACCTTGCAGCAGTGGGCGGGCGAGCGTGGCGGCCTCCCCCGCGTCCCGGAAGGCGAGGGTAAAGAGGGCGAGGTAGGCGTCCACTCCACCTCCCGACCGGACGGCGGCCCGCGCGGAATCGGTGTCCTCCAGGAAGGCCAGCGCCCGCTCCAGCAGCCCGCGCACGGCCTTCGTGTCGGTCACGTCGTAGCCCAGCCCGAACCACACGTCCGCCGCACGCAGGCAGGCGGCGAAGCGCAGGAGGTCCTCCCGCAGGATCAGCCGCAGGAAGCGGGCGAAGGCGTCCGGGTGCGCCTCGTCCACGGTTTCGAGGATGACCTGTCGCAGCCCCTCCTGACGCTGGGCGGCGAGGAGCAACCCTTCGGCGAGGTCCCAGGCGTCCGGGCGGGCGCTGGCGAGGAGGGCGTGGGGAACGTGTCGCCCCATCCGCGCGACGGGGTGCTGGGTGCCCGCCGTGTCCCGCAGCACCCCGAAGATCGTCTCGTCCCCGTCGTCGAGTGCCTGTGCGAATAGTAAGCCCAGCCCGTGCGCGTGCCAGCCGGGGAGGTGGCCCGTGTGGACGGCGAACCACGCCAGGTCCTGCGGGTAGTCGCGGGTGGCGTGCCACGTCGCCCACAGCCAGTTCACCGCCCGGTCCGCGTGCAGGCGGTGGCCCGGAGCGCGGAAGGCGCGGCGCTCGTAGCCCTGCGGGTACGGGTGGCGGGTGAGGAGCGCCCCCAGCGTCCGCCGGGCCGTGTCGGGGAACTGCGGGAAGAAGACCGACGCCAGCGCCCGCCGCGTCTCCTCTCCCCCACCGTGCAGAACGTCGGCGAGGGTGGCGAGGTCCGCCGTCCGCCGCTGGTGATCCCGCTCGTTGTTCACCAGCGCGCGGACCAACACGCCGAGGTCGGACGGCAAGGCCTCCGCCCGCTCCAGCAGGGCAGGTTTCCAGGGGGCCTGATACGGCGCGAGCACTTGCGCGGCGTCCACCCTCAACCCCCCGCCAGCGCGGTCAGGCGCAGCAGCAGCACGGTGCTGTCGGGCCGCAGGGCGACGGGCCGTTCCAGTTCCGTCACCTGCTCGTCGTCCACGAAGACGTAGTACAGCCCGTCAGAGAACGCCCGCAGCGCCACACGCACGGCCTCGTCCGTCTCCACCGTGCCCGCGCGTTCCTGCGGGGCGACCGCCACCCGCCCCTGCGCCGCCCCATGCGTGAGGTCCCGCTCCGTCAGCACGCGCAGCACGCCGACCGCCTCCTGACTCTCCCGGTATCGCCCCACCTCCGCCTCGACGAGCCGGGTGAGCAGGCTCCCCAGGGTGTGCGGCCCTTCGGGCACCTCGTACGGTCGGCGCTCGAAGGGGGTGCGGCGGCCAACGATCTTCGTCTCGACAATCATGGGATGAACCTCGGCAGGAGCGATGGTGAGTTCGGCGACGATCCTATTCTAAACACGTGGGACTGATTATGTAAATAGCAGAATCAAAGGCGATTCTTTGCCCCACAGATGGGCCGCTTCGAGGTTCGTAGGGGAGGACCACGGGAGGGCGTGGAACCGTGTCTTTTGTGCCTGCCCCAAATGTCTGGATGGAGTGTCGGATGGTGACGTTTTCTTTGTCTGGTGGGAGGACGAGCGATGCCCGTCACCCCGTCCCCAACCCTCTGCAAGCCGCTCTCCGAGTCCCCTACAAGGGGGATGGGGAAAGAGTGGTTCGCTCTTTTTGCCCCCTTGTGAGGCGAGGTCGGGAGAGAGTGAGCACGCACCGCGTCCCCGGAGGACAGACCCTCAGTCCGCTGTGGTTATCCAATCGCCGCCCTCCCCCCGTCCCGCTTCGTCAGGTTGATCACGCTCACCCCCAGCAGCCGGACTCCCCGGCCCGCGAGCAGGTCGGGGGTGAGCAGTTCCGCCGCCAGCGTCTCCAATTCATGCGCCTGACTCAGCCGCCGGTCTACGGTCTTGCGCCGCGTCACGGGCGTCCAGTCCTCGTAGCGCAGCTTGAGCACCACGGTTCGCCCGGTATAGCCACGGGTCCCCAGGCGGGCGGCGACCTCCGCCGTGACACCCGGCAACTCGGCGAGCAGCGCCTCACGCGTCGTCAGGTCGGTGTCGAAGGTGCGCTCGACCCCGATGGACTGGGCCTCGCGGTGCGCCTCCACCGGGCGATCGTCTACGCCACGGGCGAGGCCGTGCAGCCGGGGCGCGAACTTGCCCGCGCCGAGGATGGCCTGAAGGTCGGGCAGCGGGCGGGCGCGCAACTCCGCCCCGGTACGGATGCCGTGCGCGTGGAGCTTCCCGGCAATGACGGGACCGACTCCGTAGAAGTCCTCGACGGGCAGGGCGGCGAGCAGCGCGTCCACCTCCCCAGGCCGAATGACCGTCAGACCGGCGGGCTTGTGCATCCCGCTGGCGAGCTTGGCGAGGAACTTGTTCACCGACACCCCGGCGGAGGCGGTCAGCCCCGTCTCGGCGAGGATGTCGGCCTTGATCGAGTGGGCGGTCTCCTCGGCGTCGGCGAGCGTGCGGCCCTCCGCCGTCACGTCCAGATACGCCTCGTCGAGCGCCAGCGGCTCCACCACGTCCGTATACCGGGCGAAGACCCCGTGAATCTGCGCCGACACCGCCCGGTACACGTCCATGCGCTGCGGGATGAGCACGAGGTCGGGGCAGCGGGCCACGGCGAAGTGGACGGGCATGGCGCTCCTCACCCCGAAGGCGCGGGCGACGTAATTCGCCGTCATCACGGCCCCCTTGCGGGCGGTGGCGATGACGGCGACGGGGTTCTCGGCCAACTCCGGGCGGTCGCGCACCTCAATGGAGGCGTAGAAGGCGTCCATGTCCACATGCACGATCAGCCGGGTCATGGGGAAGAGTCTCGCTCAGGCCGCAGGTAGGGGTGGGGGGCGGGGCTACAGGTGGGATTGGCTGTCGCTAGGAAGCCGGATGTGGTTGGAGCGACTAGCCCCACCCCAGACGGGCCGACACCTGCCGCGCCGCCCGCTCCATCCGCTCGGCGAAGGGGGCGATCTGGTCGGGGGTGAAGCGGGAGGTGGGCGCGGAGACGCTGAGGGAGGCGACGACCGCCCCGGCCTCGCCCTGCACGGGCACGGCGACGCAGCGGACGCCCAACTCCCGTTCCTCGTCGTCCACGCCGTAGCCCTGCTCGCGGATGCGGCCCAGCTCCTGCTGCAAGCGCGCGAGGGTGGTGATGGAGCGCGGCGTGTAGGCCGGGTAGGGGCCGTCGCCGAGCTTCTGCCGCACGTCGCCCTCGGGCCGCCACGCGAGGAGGACCTTGCCCACGCCCGAACAGTGAAGCGGCGCGCTCGCCCCCAGGTGGGTGAACATCCGCACGAGCTGCCGCCCCTCGACCTGATGCACGTACACCGCCTCGGCGTCGTACAGCACGGCGAGGTTGACGGTCTCGTTGAAGTCGGCGACGAGGGCCTCCATCTCCGGGTGCGCCGCGCCGATCAGGTTGTCGCGCTCGGTGAAGGCCAGCCCGACCTGGTAGGCGCGCAGGCCGACGCTGTACATCCCGCTTCCCGCCTCCCACTCGACGAAGCCCTGCTGCCGCAACGTCTCCAGCAGGCGGTAGGTCGTGCTGGCCGAGAGGTTCACGTGGCGGGCGAGGGCGCTCAGGGAGGCGCGGCGCAGGTCACTCAGGGCGCGAAGCACGGTCAGGCCGCGTTCCAGCGTACGGACGCTTCCCGCCTCGCCGCTGCGGGCACGTCCCGGTTTCTGTCTGGTCGTGGTCATGGATGTTCGACCACAGGGTAGGGTCCAGGCCGCCCGAGAACTGTTCTGATCGCCGACCTCAAGCCAGCTTCCCGTAGGCGGGCAGCGTCAGGAAGTCCGCGAGGGGCTTCTCGGTCGCCACGTTCTTGAACAGCCCACCGGCCTCCGCGAAGGCGGGTCCCAGCCGCTCCAGCTCGTCCTCGAACAGCGCGTCCAGCAGTTCCGGCGTCAGCGTTCGCCCGTCGTCCAGCGGAACCCCCTGGTGGAGCCACTGCCACAGTTGCGCCCGGCTGATCTCGGCGGTGGCGGCGTCCTCCATCAGGTTATGGATGGGCACCGCCCCCCGGCCCTGGAGCCACGCCGCGAGGTATTGGATACCCACGCTGATGTTCGTCCGCACGCCCGCCTCCGTGACGCGGCCCTCCGGCGGGGTGAGGAGGTCCTGCGCCGTCACCTGGAAGTCCGCCTGCTTGCCCGAGTCGATCTGATTGGGCGTCGGCATCAGGCGGTCGAAGACCTCGGTGGCGAGCTGAACCATGCCGGGGTGGGCGACCCACGTTCCGTCGTGCCCGTTCGTCGCCTCACGTTCCTTGTCGAGCCGCACCTGCTCGAAGGCGCGCTCGTTCGCCGCCGGGTCGTTCTTGACGGGGATGAACGCACTCATGCCGCCGATGGCCGGGGCACCGCGCCTGTGGCACGTCTGGATGGCGAGCCTGGAGTAGTTCGCCATCATGGGCACCGCCATCGTGACCTGCGCGCGGTCGGGGAGGATGCGGTCGCCCCGGTTCCTGAACTTCTTGATGTACGAGAAGATGTAGTCCCAGCGCCCCGCGTTCAGCCCTGCCGAATGCTCGCGCAGCTCGTACAGAATCTCGTCCATCTCGAAGGCGGCGAGGATCGTCTCGATCAGGACCGTGCCCCGCAGGGTGCCGCGCCCAACGCCGAGCGTGTCCTCCGTGTGCGTGAACACGTCGTTCCACAGCCGCGCCTCGAGGTGGCTCTCCAGCTTGGGGAGGTAGAAGTACGTGCCCATGCCCCGGCTGAGCCGCTCGTGCGTGTTGTGGAAGGCGTACAGGCCGAAGTCGAACAGGGACCCGCTCATGGTCTCGCCGTCCACGGTCACATGTTTTTCGGGCAGATGCCAGCCGCGCGGGCGGACGAGGAGCATGGCCGTCCGCTCATTCAACTGGTAGCTCTTGCCGCCCTGCTCCAGCGTGATCGTGCCGCGCACCGCGTCGCGCAGGTTGAGCTGGCCGTCCACCACGTTCTCCCACGTCGGGCTGTTCGCGTCCTCGAAGTCAGCCATGAACATGCGCGCCCCGCTGTTCAGGGCGTTGATGACCATCTTGCGGTCCACCGGGCCGGTGATCTCCACCCGGCGGTCGTGCAGGTCGGCGGGCAGGGGGGCGATCTTCCAGTCCCCGGCGCGGACGTGGGCGGTCTCGGGTAGGAAGTCGGGCAGTTCGCCCGCGTCCAGCCGTGCCTGCCTCTCCTCGCGGGCGGTGAGCCGTTCACGTCGTCGCGCGTCGAAGCGGCGGTGCAGGTCGGCGACGAAGGCCAGCGCCTCCGGCGTCAGAATCTCGGCGTGGGCGTCCTGAACGGGCGCGGTGATGGACATTCCGGTGGGCAGGGACAGGGTTGCAGTCACGGGGGCCTCCTGGGGGAAGGGGAACGCGGCTTGTATTTCACCTCTTGAAGACGTTTTCCATTTTAAGCAGAAAAAGGCCTTAAGGATGGTCTCCGCGAGAGTGACGCCCCTCGTCCTATTCCACCCATACCGCCCGGTAGTCGTTGAGGTTGTGTCCGCTCGGCCCGGTCACGAGCGCATCTTCCAGCATCGTGAAGAAGCTGCCGGAGTCGTTACGGGTGAGGAAGGCGCGTGGATCAAGTCCCAGAGCGCGGGCGCGAACGAGCGAGTCGGGCGTGAGGAAAGCTCCCGCCGCGTCGCTGTTGCCGTCGATGCCGTCCGAACCGGCGGAGAGGGCATGGACACCCCGCTCGCCGAGGTCGTGGAGCAGCCACAGGGCGAACTCCTGATTGCGCCCGCCGCGCCCCTCGCCGCGCACGGTGACGGTCGCCTCCCCGCCGGAGAGGAGGACGAGCGGCCCCCGGAAGGGCGTGCCGTGATCGCGGACACTCGATATAAGGGAGGCATGGAAACCCGCGAGGTCGCGCGCCTCCCCCGCGAGGGTGTCGGAGAGGATGACGGAGCGCACGCCCTGAGCTTCCAGGAAGGAGTGCGCCGCCTCCAGCAGCACGCGGTTGGAGCCGATGATCGTGTTCTCGACGTGAGGCAATTCGCCCGGTTTCGGCGTTTCGGGCAGTTCCCCTCTCGCTCCCGCCGTGAGGTGCGCGCGGGCCTCCTGAACCTCCAGCCCGTAACGGTCCAGCACCCCCAGCGCCTCCGCGAAGGTGGACGGGTCGGGCACGGTGGGGCCGGAGGCGATCACCGATGGGTCGTCGCCGATCACGTCGGAGATCAGGAGGGCGCGCACGTGGGCGCGGGTGGCCGCCGCGAGCCGCCCACCCTTGACGTGCGAGAGGTGCTTGCGGACGGCGTTGATTTCCCCGATGTCGGCCCCGGCCCGCAGCAGGTCGCGGGTGAGCGCCCCCTTCTGCGCGAGCGTGACGCCCCACGGCGCACTCAACAGGGCACTCCCGCCGCCGGAGACGAGGACGAGGAGGCGGGCATCCTCCGGCAACGCGCGCACCCGTGTCAAAGCTCTCTCCGCCGCCCGGACGCTGTGTTCGTCGGGGACGGGGTGGCTGCCGGGCAGGACCTCCGCCGCGTCCGGGGCGCTCAGGTCGGGGGTGCCGCGCGGGGGGACGGCGAGGCCGGGGACGCCGGGATAAGCCTCCAGCGCCGCCCGCAGCATGGGCAGCGCCGCCTTGCCGAAGGCGAGCACGAGGTCGGGCCGGGGTTCGTTCAGGTACGGGGCGAGGAGGCGGGCGGGGGCCACGGCCTCCAGCGCCGCGTGGTAGCTGCGTTCGAGGAGCGCCCGTCTGTCCACGCCCGGCCCCCTCAGTCCAACCCGGACAGCCGCGCGTACAGCTTGGCTAAGCCCGAGTGGTCGAGGTCGCCCATGCCCTGCGCGATCATGGAATTCATCAATTCGGCGACGTTCGCGGTGGCGGGCAGGGGCACGGCCTGTTCCCGGCCCGCCTCCAGCGCGAGGCGCAGGTCCTTGCGGTGCAGGTGGATGCGGAAGCCGGGCTGGAAGTTGCCGTCGAGGATACGCTGGCCGTGCAGGTCCAGAATCCGGCTCTGCGCGAGGCCGCCAAGCAAAGCCTGACGCACCCTTGAGGCGTCCACTCCACTCTTGCGGGCGAGGGTCATCGCCTCCGCGACCGCCTGAATGGTCAGCGCGACGACGATCTGGTTACAGATTTTGGTCACTTGCCCCGCGCCGGGGCCGCCGATATGCACGAGCGTCTTCCCCACCGTCTCGAACACCGGACGCGCCCGCGCGAAGCCCTGCTCGCTGCCGCCCACCATGATGCTGAGGCTTGCCTGTTCCGCGCCTACCTGCCCGCCAGAAACGGGGGCGTCGAGGGCGTCGACTCCCTTCGCCTGCAACGCCTCCGCTACCTTGCGGGCCGTGCTCGGCGCGACGCTACTCATGTCGATGTAGAGACCGCCCGCACGCAGGCCCTCGGCCACGCCGTTCTCGCCCAGCACGACCTCCTCGACCTGCGGGCTGTCGGGGAGCATGGTGATCACGATGTCACTTGCCTCCGCGACCTCGCGGGCGGTGCGGGCCACGGTCGCGCCCTCGGCGGCGAGAGCCTGTTCCGGCTCGGGGCTGCGGTTGTTGACCGTGAGGGGATAGCCCGCCCTCAGCAGGTGCCGGGCCATCGGCAAGCCCATGATGCCGAGGCCGATGAAGCCGATGCGTTCCTTGCTCGTGTCCGTCGTCACGGGTTCAGCACTCCTTCCCTGAAGGCCTTCATCCACCCCAGCGAGGCCACCGTGTCCCCCTCCGGCACGTATTCCAGCCCGACGTATCCGGCGTAGCCCTCACGGTCGAGCGCCCCGAGGACGAACGGGAAGTTGATCTCCCCCGTCCCCGGCTGGTGGCGGCCCGGCACGTCGGCGAGCT
The nucleotide sequence above comes from Deinococcus sp. YIM 134068. Encoded proteins:
- a CDS encoding DUF5724 domain-containing protein, which codes for MDAAQVLAPYQAPWKPALLERAEALPSDLGVLVRALVNNERDHQRRTADLATLADVLHGGGEETRRALASVFFPQFPDTARRTLGALLTRHPYPQGYERRAFRAPGHRLHADRAVNWLWATWHATRDYPQDLAWFAVHTGHLPGWHAHGLGLLFAQALDDGDETIFGVLRDTAGTQHPVARMGRHVPHALLASARPDAWDLAEGLLLAAQRQEGLRQVILETVDEAHPDAFARFLRLILREDLLRFAACLRAADVWFGLGYDVTDTKAVRGLLERALAFLEDTDSARAAVRSGGGVDAYLALFTLAFRDAGEAATLARPLLQGPDPERRMAAVQFLSAAQMLGNGELGALLADPDVRLGALAAGRVNRWQPEESGVTFGALEGYAARLGGEATNQPLLFPWLGQVPARAGVLDLLPALLGERPFTALTPHLAGMSGNGKSHALRVLRERGEKTPLDPPTRALLMTLLQDRTPSVAEEAVGVAAHLTLAPGPEEAEVVHGLLKRRSADLRRGLIRLLARDPGQASASAARLLATRNTEQRQAGLQLLLEVGGGPPAGFRPANTTEETLHARLTHPESVVTLDDGLGLFDPEKLAPLPTLQAREHDYAREMRRGADLLKSLDDLIHAHREDPLTGTGWDGRDTVLLGNVSPWMLRGDDLPLADLWRRWWVGRTDPQPGDLTRMGWALGHFAARRVESAGDPLEDLDDDPRDAPLAPEQALRHRTLHRMFGPPVPLWLEHAALVRPVVAFLVWEAADGMDTDLALDAWETGLGLLPRDVEVIVDPVHEWHRTDPRDLLAPLRPTTPREGWTPEQWRRLWELSVCHDRAFPKLPRQRPDAALLIRAEEHGWATHHDLLDTLIGPRSGEGYARSNFPDLHLHTARKPREGLPTSPAWQGAVDAVRERVLEVELTRGDLETPATGAALSLGSLHGAGRTLRLLAGLGKNPLRRSYLGHGGSRDTTFSHLIRVSFPAPVDTPATFAREARALGVKDARLLDLAMFAPQWAPLVEATLGWKGLGDGVYWLHAHTKDGGWSVPGDVREAWEAEIGERTPLSAQTLTEGAVDVAWFRRMHGALGAAHFTTLLGAARYASGGGGHKRAELFARALLGELNEEEVRTRITGKRHGDAVRALGLLPLSRKKTLAAREVEGRYRLLADFRREARQFGAQRQASERLAADIGMQNLARTAGYADPQRLTWAMEARLAPDWSREAEVDGVTVGIDLTPDGAASLRVRRGDKTLKNLPPAVKKHAEVVAIRTTLTELDATRTRMRAALEEAMVRGDHFGAAELRDLARHPVIAPMLRSLVWVLGEGGTGWWQGDALRTPDGELPIGEQALRLAHPHDLFVGGQWPAFQEHVMAEGVTQPFKQVFREYYPLTPAEGGGEARRSTRYDGHHVQPTKAAALLKTRGWVPVPEEGVRKTDHAEGINVWVDTFVGGPFTPNEVEGTPLRAVYFVRRDEREALPLSAVPPRLFSETMRDLDLVVSVAHVGGVDPEASQSTVEMRESLLRETLRLLGLRNVRLEHGHALIAGHHANYTVHLGSGTVHRQPGGFLCIIPVHNAQGGRIFLPFADPDPRTAEVVSKVLLLAEDRKIQDPTILEQLA
- the dinB gene encoding DNA polymerase IV, with the protein product MTRLIVHVDMDAFYASIEVRDRPELAENPVAVIATARKGAVMTANYVARAFGVRSAMPVHFAVARCPDLVLIPQRMDVYRAVSAQIHGVFARYTDVVEPLALDEAYLDVTAEGRTLADAEETAHSIKADILAETGLTASAGVSVNKFLAKLASGMHKPAGLTVIRPGEVDALLAALPVEDFYGVGPVIAGKLHAHGIRTGAELRARPLPDLQAILGAGKFAPRLHGLARGVDDRPVEAHREAQSIGVERTFDTDLTTREALLAELPGVTAEVAARLGTRGYTGRTVVLKLRYEDWTPVTRRKTVDRRLSQAHELETLAAELLTPDLLAGRGVRLLGVSVINLTKRDGGRAAIG
- a CDS encoding IclR family transcriptional regulator, which encodes MTTTRQKPGRARSGEAGSVRTLERGLTVLRALSDLRRASLSALARHVNLSASTTYRLLETLRQQGFVEWEAGSGMYSVGLRAYQVGLAFTERDNLIGAAHPEMEALVADFNETVNLAVLYDAEAVYVHQVEGRQLVRMFTHLGASAPLHCSGVGKVLLAWRPEGDVRQKLGDGPYPAYTPRSITTLARLQQELGRIREQGYGVDDEERELGVRCVAVPVQGEAGAVVASLSVSAPTSRFTPDQIAPFAERMERAARQVSARLGWG
- the aceB gene encoding malate synthase A, which codes for MSITAPVQDAHAEILTPEALAFVADLHRRFDARRRERLTAREERQARLDAGELPDFLPETAHVRAGDWKIAPLPADLHDRRVEITGPVDRKMVINALNSGARMFMADFEDANSPTWENVVDGQLNLRDAVRGTITLEQGGKSYQLNERTAMLLVRPRGWHLPEKHVTVDGETMSGSLFDFGLYAFHNTHERLSRGMGTYFYLPKLESHLEARLWNDVFTHTEDTLGVGRGTLRGTVLIETILAAFEMDEILYELREHSAGLNAGRWDYIFSYIKKFRNRGDRILPDRAQVTMAVPMMANYSRLAIQTCHRRGAPAIGGMSAFIPVKNDPAANERAFEQVRLDKEREATNGHDGTWVAHPGMVQLATEVFDRLMPTPNQIDSGKQADFQVTAQDLLTPPEGRVTEAGVRTNISVGIQYLAAWLQGRGAVPIHNLMEDAATAEISRAQLWQWLHQGVPLDDGRTLTPELLDALFEDELERLGPAFAEAGGLFKNVATEKPLADFLTLPAYGKLA
- a CDS encoding glycerate kinase type-2 family protein; translation: MDRRALLERSYHAALEAVAPARLLAPYLNEPRPDLVLAFGKAALPMLRAALEAYPGVPGLAVPPRGTPDLSAPDAAEVLPGSHPVPDEHSVRAAERALTRVRALPEDARLLVLVSGGGSALLSAPWGVTLAQKGALTRDLLRAGADIGEINAVRKHLSHVKGGRLAAATRAHVRALLISDVIGDDPSVIASGPTVPDPSTFAEALGVLDRYGLEVQEARAHLTAGARGELPETPKPGELPHVENTIIGSNRVLLEAAHSFLEAQGVRSVILSDTLAGEARDLAGFHASLISSVRDHGTPFRGPLVLLSGGEATVTVRGEGRGGRNQEFALWLLHDLGERGVHALSAGSDGIDGNSDAAGAFLTPDSLVRARALGLDPRAFLTRNDSGSFFTMLEDALVTGPSGHNLNDYRAVWVE
- a CDS encoding 2-hydroxy-3-oxopropionate reductase, encoding MTTDTSKERIGFIGLGIMGLPMARHLLRAGYPLTVNNRSPEPEQALAAEGATVARTAREVAEASDIVITMLPDSPQVEEVVLGENGVAEGLRAGGLYIDMSSVAPSTARKVAEALQAKGVDALDAPVSGGQVGAEQASLSIMVGGSEQGFARARPVFETVGKTLVHIGGPGAGQVTKICNQIVVALTIQAVAEAMTLARKSGVDASRVRQALLGGLAQSRILDLHGQRILDGNFQPGFRIHLHRKDLRLALEAGREQAVPLPATANVAELMNSMIAQGMGDLDHSGLAKLYARLSGLD